aggAAACATTTGAACGGTGAAAGCTGACCCGAGAGCAGCGCTGCCTTTCAATCATATCCTCTTTTTCTTATAGATGACCACTGGCTTATAATGCCTTGTAAATTATAGTGCATGTGTTTCCCCCTGCCCACATATCTGTGTTTAATATTAGGCTACATATACAGCCAAAACATTAAGGACTGGCAGTACATctgtgtcagtctctcttcctctctctcttttttcttctATTGAATTTGATATAACACCATCTGTGTTTGTCCTAGAACGATGGGATTAGTTTCTGTGGATGCAGACAGATTTCCAGCATTGTGGTTCATTTGACAGGCCCTCCGATGAGTGAATTACAATTTCGGTAGGACTTTTCAGCCTCAAATGGTGGTGGATATGTCATGTAATCCTACACCAGAATCCCTAGTTAATACAGTCAAATATGATTTTATATATTGACAAGTCAAATGACTGCTCTATCAATGGAAATGCAACTCCTCAAATATGGACGGCAGGCAAGAGGTGAGATCAGATGTGACCACTAGCccatgagagggcagatacgtggCTCTTCCTCTTTGCTACAGTTCAGAACCCCTAGTAGCCTCACTGGCTGAAGAGACAATGACATTTTTTTGTTTAAATTTAGAAGGGAAGCAAATAGCCTAAACATtgataaaacaattaaaatacaCAAACTGCCACCAACTTCCCCTTTAACAAATTCATTTGGATTATTTAGCATTCATGCATTCAATGTTTTATTTGAATAGGCCTACATGATGACTTGTGTTTAATAAAAATAACTGTATACATGTCTAGTAGATGGCTATTGCCTTACCTATGTGTCATAAAAGCCAATCTAATGACttcttaacttctacttcatcacaatcccggatccgggagcacccccatcagtaaaaaagctgactagcatagcctagcatagcgtcacaagtaaatactagcatctaaatatcattaaatcacaagtccaagacaccagatgaaagatacacatcttgtgaatccagccatcatttctgatttttaaaatgttttacagggaagacacaatatgtatttctattagctaaccacgatagcaaaagacacaacttttttttcccaccatttttttcctgcataggtagctatcacaatttcgaccaaataaagatataaatagtcactaaccaagaaacaacttcatcagatgacagtctgataacatatttattgtatagcatatgttttgttagaaaaatgtgcatatttcaggtataaatcatagttttacattgcagccaccatcacaactatcaccaaagcaactagaataactacagagaccaacgtgaattacctaaatactcatcataaaacatttatgaaaaatacacagcgtacagcaaatgaaagacaaagatcttgtgaattcagccaatatttcagattttttaagtgttttacagcgaaaacacaatatagcattatattagcttactacaatagccaaccacacaacagcattgattcaagccaacaatagcgataacgaataaaccagcaaaagatattaattttttcactaaccttctcaaacttctacagatgacagtcctataacatcatattacacaatacatatagagtttgttcgaaaatgtgcatatttagcggcacaaatcgtggttatacaatgagaatagtagccaagctgccaacaaaatgtcgggagaaatcttgggagaggcacctaatctaatcattaactaatcataaacttgactaaaaaatacaggttggactgcaaatgaaagatacattagttcttaatgcaaccgctgtgttagatttttaaaattaacgttactacgacatacagcgtgcgttaaagcgagacctcACCGAAattaacttttactgcctcagaaacccggatccgggatcaccccccacccccccacactgattagcatcactagcatagcgtcacatttaaatagtagcatctaaatatcattaaatcacaagtccaagacaccaaatgaaagatacagatcttgtgaataaagtcaccatttcagatttttaaaatgttttacagggaagacaaaatatgtaaatctattagctaaccatgttagcaaaagacaccatttttctttgtccaccattttttctcaacaccagtagctatcaccaattcggctaaactaagatattgatagccactaaccaagaaaaaacctcatcagatgacagtctgataacatatttatggtataggataggttttgttagaaaaatgtgcatatttcaggtataaatcatagtttgccattgcagccaccaacacaaatctcaccaaagcgactagaattactacagagagcaacgtgtatgaccaatttactcatcataaaacatttcataaaaatagacaaagcatagcaatggaaagacacagatcttgtgatttcagacaatatttcagattttctaagcgttttacagcgaaaacacaataaatcgataagttagcataccacatgtgcaaacattaccagagcatcgattcaagccaaagagagcgataacgtaatcatcgccaaaatatataaattttttcactaaccttctcagaattcttccgttgacactcctgtaacatcatattacaacatacatatattgtttgtttgaaaatgtgcatatttagccataaaaaaccgtggttatacaatgaaaatagtagcaaatcaagcctcaacatgtcggacgccatctttcatagtgatctagtttaatcgaaagctaatcatatacttgactaaaaaatacagggttgacaggaatcgaaagacaaattagttcttaatgcaatcgctgatttacatttctaaaattatccttactgtgcaatacagggttcgccaagcgaagctatagcaaacaaaatggcggattatgcgtttaaaatatttcgacagaacaacgatttatcatattaaatatttcttactatgaggtgattttccatcagattcttgggcaatgtatcctttcttgggtctaatcttcttttggtcgaaagatgtcctctgtccgtcgaaatgcccactaacgttcgaccgggaccccgaaacgtgcccaaagcttcaaagagcatcacatataaattcctcaaaatcgcactaaacggatataaattgctataaaacggtttaaattaactacgttatgatgtttctaactcctatatcgaattaaattacagacggatacatttcacgttgataaccgagcctttgaaaatggcatccggaggtcccttcctgcgtaatggCCAGCGTCGAAaagggggctactctcactccttggtcttttataacctctgagagctacgcagaaagcccattccacttctcattggttactgacatccaggggaaggcgggtgcagttcatgtcattccataggatatacacagacttttaaaactgatctgaaatcagagcttcgctctcagaccatcgcagtacctgtcatggatttcgctgtagaaagagttctgggtcacccacagacaaaattccaacggctatagaaactagagagtgttttctatccaatagaattaataatatgcatattgtacgatcaagaattgagcacgaggcagtttaatttggcgacacccggaaaaaaaaaatgctaactgctccccctattgacaaaaggttaacctgtctaggacaggggttccgctagcggaactcctcccacattccactgaaaaggcagagcgggaaattcaaaaaaatttttttttgaaatatttaactttcacacattaacaagtccaatacagcatttgaaagataaacatcttgtgaatccagaaaacatgtccgattttttaaatgtattacagcaaaaacaccacgtatatttatgtcagctcaccaccaaatacaaaagaggacagacatttttcacagcaccggtagcatgcaggtagcatgcacaaagccaacctaactaacctagaaccaacctaactaacctagaaacaactccctcagatgacagtcctataacatgttacacaataaatctatgttttgttcaaaaaatgtgcatatttgagctataaatcagttttacattactgctaccatcatagctaccatcatagttacagtcagaaatagcacgggagcagccagagtaaatagacaccaacgtcaactacctaattacacatcataaaacatttcagaaaaatatatggtggatagcaaatgaaagacaaagatcttgtgaatatagctaatatttccgattttctaagtgttttacagcgaaaacacaatatatcgttatattagcttactacattagctagcacacagcatcattgattctagtcgaacggtagcatagcacagttcgacagatatatgaaaaagcatcccaaattgggtccttatctttgttgatcttccatcagaatgttctccaaggggtcctttgttcagaaacgtctttatttcgatccagaacgaacgatttccctcttgaattagcaagcacactggcagtgcgacgctaacctctccatcttgacaaaattcttgcgtcgcatcacgtctaaagtccagaataaatttcaataatataattaaaatatattgaaaaaacatactttaggatgctattgtgacatgtatcgaataaaatcgaagccagagatcatattcatcaataacgaacgttttccaggaggcgataccaggtccaaattcgcgcctccccaaaaaaaaaaaatggcggtcctctcaatcaaagaggttgtattcaacccctgaacgagataatcacctcatttcttctctcacttccgcatgacacccaggggaaggcgtatggcgtgtttctacagtcataagtgacaagcccttttatagacaagcctttgaagagagacctcgatattggaaatctcacttccggataggaaatgtcctgtaaaaatagttctgtttcacttagagaaacaattagaactgttttagaaactagagagtgttttctatccaatattaataataatatgcatattgtacgagcaagaattgagtaggaggccgttttaaattttgaacgattttccccaaaagtgtaaactccacccctaatccttaagaggttttaacacctatatcgaataaaatcagagccggatatatctaaggcctataacgggagcttcccagaacgccatcctgaggtctgtcttgcgtcgtGGCGAATgatgaaaagagtgcaccccacgttcccagaccctttatatggcctcatatctgcctagcaactccattccaattctcactatttgctgacatctaggggaaggcgtatgcagtgcatctcgaccaatagaagacatgcaaattaataaactgaccccagaacagcctgcctgatttcagatttctcacttcctcacaggaagtttgctccaacttgagttctgttttactcacagatataattcaaacggttttagaaactagagagtgttttctatccaatagtaataataatatgcatattgtacgagcaagaattgagtacgaggcagtttaatttgggaacgaaatttttacaaagtgaaaacagcaccccctattgagatcTTAAGCTATAGGGCAAGTATAGTGCAAGTTTTGATTCCTAATGATGCCTCACatttaattatttgcaaacagggacagtttcgtgaaaacaagacacactgatttcGCATTGAAGAAATAGGATAAGATGAAAACATgcactatacagttgaagtcggaagtttacatacacttaggttggagtcattaaaattagtttttcaaccactccacaaatgtcttgttaacaaactatagttttggcaagtgggttaggacatctactttgtgcatgacacaagttatttttccaacaattgtttacagacagattatttcacttataatacactgtatcacaattccagtgggtcagaagtttacatacactaagttgactgtgcctttaaacagcttggaaaattccagaaaattatgtcatggctttagaagcttctaatagtctaattgacatcatttgagtcaattggaggtgtacctgtgaacctcagaaaataaaatgtagacctggttcatccttgggagcaatttccaaaagcctgaagataccacattcatctgtacatacaacagtacgcaagtataaacaccatgggaccacgcagccgtcataccgctcaggaaggagacacattctgtcttctagagatgaatgtacttttgtgcaaaaagtgcaaatcaatcccagaacaacagcaaaggaccttgtgaagatgctggaggaaacaggtacaaaagtatctatattcacagtaaaacgagtccaatatcgacataacctcaatggccgctcagcaaggaagaagccactgctccaaaaccgccataaaaaagctagattacagtttgcaactgcacatggggacaaagatcgtactttttggagaattgtcctctggtctgacgaaacaaaaatagaactgtttggccataatgaacattgttatgtttggaggaaaaggggggaggcttgcaagccgaagaacaccatcccaatcgtgaagcacgggggtggcagcatcatgttgtgggggtgctttgctgcaggagggactggtgcacttcacaatatagatggcatcacgaggaaggaaaattatgtggatatatttaggcaacatctcaagacatcagtcaggaagttaaagcttggtcacaaatgggtcttccaaatgtacaatgaccccaagcatacttccaaagttgtggcaaattggcttaaggacaacaaagtgaaggtattggactagccatcacaaagccctgacctcaatcctatagaaaatgtgtgggcagaactgaaaaagcacttgcgagcaaggaggcctacaaacctgactcagttagaccagctctgttaggaggaatgggccaaaattcacccaacttattgtgggaagcttgtggaaggctacccggaacgtttgacccaagttaaacaattgaaaggaaatgctaccaaatactaattgagtgtatgtaaacttctgacccactgggaatgtgatgaaagaaataaatgttgaaataaataattctctcgaCTTTTATTCTGACATATGGTAGTAGAATGACCTTATTGAATAGCTCAGTGACttaacgtggcactgtcataggatgccatctttccaacaagtcagttcgttacATTTCTGCAaagctagagcttccccggtcaactgtaagcgctgttattgtaaagtggaaatgtctaggagtaacaacagctcagccgtaaagttgtaggccacacaagctcacagaatgggaccactgagtgctgaagcgtgtaaaaatcaagttaattacaactggggttggattgaaaacctacaggagggtagagTAGTGctccaagaacagggttggagatccCTGTGCctagtttcccaaaagcatctttaGGCAAAGCGCGTTGTTAGAACCTTTGTAGGAGCATAGTTAAATCTATGAGCTGTTCCCCAAAACCATTATTATTAAGGTGCACTTGATAAAACTCGTAAACAAATGCTTGCCTCAGAACAGCTAAGTGCATCCAGACATTCTTTTTTGGCCTCCTgtgtcactttatacacagaagatctccgctaaacatagaatcacatggtttatctTATCTCTATGACTGCAGATAACTTCAgtacaaagttgactacaaaatAAAGTTGCCTgtgtctttgcaattgataccAACATGACATAAAAATATTCTTCAAATGAAAACCGCAACCATTAAAATAAAGAGTgggcctatttcaatcatattgaaatacatttcatattCTATTGTGCTAATTGTAGACTGTCTGTAATTTgcctcaatatatttcatgatgtgtagccGAACGCGCACAATGGGGCAAATTTGTGATTTAATGCATTTTGATttggtaagcattagaataacctgcctcaatatttgcagccataaggtggtaatatctctctaggaaTTGATCCGTCAATTCAAATGTTAAGACACATTTTGAATGGAGAAAGTTTGCACTTTCTTTCGATCCCATCAGTAACAACACATTCTCTCGGCGTGTTGTTTTGGGAAACACGTGTTACAGCTTCGGCCGTTGTGGGAAAGATACATCATTAAAAAAAACTCATAAGGCTAAAGTGGCCAGAGTGATGTCATACTTCTTCCCCATCCCTAGctaacacagctgattaaactagTTGTATTTTAAACTAAAGAttatgattagttgattattggagtcaggtgtgttagctggggctgtgtgacaccaatcaggccccccaGGACTGGAGTTGACCATCCCTATTATAAATGAAGATACTTGACATTATTGAGATACATCCAATTCAGATTGTAGTATATGTGCAGCCGTGTAACATGTCTGGAACATCATTAGGTAAATCAAACAAGGGGTGGAGTCACACTAAGACAAAGGGATACAAAATGGCTGTTCAGAGACACTGTAGGTATTGTATATGTCAAAGAAATATGTACAATTGAGACTAGAAACTTGAGAATAATGGCGCTCTGTATTACATTCCTCCTACTTCTTACCTTTGGCTGTTCAGCTACAGTTCAGCAGCTTTATCGGGAAGCGGAAGCTCGGAGTCAAGCTGCACATGCCCCTGGGAGATTTGTTCCACAGTATAGGCCTGTTCAAGAACCAGCCAGATTTCAACCAAGGCCTGTGCAATGGCCCGCCAGGGTCCAGACACCGATGCAAGTTCAAAAACCTTTCCTCCAGTCAAAGCAGACCTTCAATGAGCCTTTGACCTGGAGATATCCTGAAGATCCAGTCAAAGAGGTGCAGTTGGCTATTGATGAGCAGAGACCGCTGCCTGTGCCTgccagtagcgttgcagttcaATGTGGGGAGACTGCTGCTCGTGTGGAAGTCAAGAGAGATCTGCTCGGTATCGGCCAACTCATTCACCCAGCGGATCTTACTTTGGGAGGCTGTGCTGTCACTGGGGAGGATACTTCCGCTCAAGTTCTGATCTTTGTCACTGAGCTGCACGAATGTGGCAGCACTCTGACGGTAACATTGAGCATTAGCGTCGTTATGACTTTTCTAGGTTGACTACCATTGATTTTCTGACAATGCCGTTTGCTGCTCTGATTCCAGATGACTGAAGATTCACTTGTCTATGTCTTCACACTCCGTTATACACCAGCCACCCTGGGCAGCAGCCCCATTGTTCGGACTAGAGAAGTGGTGTTCTGGGTTGAGTGCCACTATCAAAGGTGAGTTGACTACACCTGcaatgttttttctttttcttcagTTCAATCAACTTTGGATACACTTCCTTGGCCATTTGGTTTCACATTTAAAGACTCCTTTACAGAAATCATGATGTGAGCAGTGATTCAGTGAAGCCCACCTGGAATCCCTATGCCTCCACTAAGGTTGCAGAGGAGCTCCTCTACTTCTCCCTGAGGCT
This genomic window from Salvelinus namaycush isolate Seneca chromosome 8, SaNama_1.0, whole genome shotgun sequence contains:
- the LOC120051710 gene encoding zona pellucida sperm-binding protein 3-like, which encodes MQVQKPFLQSKQTFNEPLTWRYPEDPVKEVQLAIDEQRPLPVPASSVAVQCGETAARVEVKRDLLGIGQLIHPADLTLGGCAVTGEDTSAQVLIFVTELHECGSTLTMTEDSLVYVFTLRYTPATLGSSPIVRTREVVFWVECHYQRNHDVSSDSVKPTWNPYASTKVAEELLYFSLRLMTDNWQLERPSKEYVLGDNINFEASVVQFYHVPLRVFVDNCVATVIPNTNTVPRYAFIENRGCLVDTKLTGSRSQFIPRTMDDTLRFQIEAFRFHVVNTGSLYVTCLLKATTASAPIDHENKACSFSNGWREASKRDQVCGCCDTDCGMRREPDPGFQWEQDISVGPLNIKEKLLD